The following DNA comes from Verrucomicrobiia bacterium.
GTTCATCGATTTCGACCTGGAGGCGCTTTCCGGCGCCAAAATAAAAGTGGTCGGGGTCGGCGGGGCGGGGGGGAACGCCGTCAACCGGATGATTGAAGGAGGATTGAAGGGGGTCGATTTCATCACTATCAACACGGACAACCAGGTGCTGGAATCGTCGCTTGCGCCGCACAAAATTCAAATCGGCTCCAAAATCACCCGCGGATTAGGGGCGGGAGCGCGTCCCGAAGTGGGCCGGCAGGCGATTGAAGAAAGCCGGGATTTGGTTTCCGAATTTTTGGCCGGTTCCGATATGGTTTTCGTCACCGCCGGCATGGGGGGCGGGACGGGAACGGGGGCGGCCCCCATCGTGGCGGAAATCGCCAAGGAATCGGGCGCGCTCGCGGTCGCCATCGTCACCAAGCCGTTCGAATTCGAAGGAAAAAAGAGGATGAGCCGGGCCTTGGACGGCCTGGACGAGCTGAAATCCCGCGTGGATACGCTCATCGTCATCCCCAACCAGCGTCTTTTGTCGCTCGTGGCGGCGGATACGCCTTTGACGGCGGCTTTTTACAAGGCGGATGAGGTTTTGATGCAGGCCACGAAGGGGATTTCCGAGCTGATTACGGTTCCGGGGTTGATCAACTGCGATTTTGCCGACGTCAGAACCGTCATGGCGGAATCGGGCGACGCCATCATGGGCACGGGGGTGGGGCACGGGCCGAACAAGGGGGAGGAAGCGGCCAGGCAGGCGATTGCCAGCCCGCTTTTGGACAACGTTTCCATCCTGGGCGCCAAAGGGGTGTTGATGAACATCACCGGCGGAAAGGATGTCACGCTCGCCGAAGTGAACGAAGCGACTTCGGTCGTTTATGAAGCCGTCGGCGCGGATGCCAACATCATCTTCGGGGCGGTGATTGACCCGACCTTGAAGGATGAGATGCGCGTTACCGTGATTGCCACCGGATTTA
Coding sequences within:
- the ftsZ gene encoding cell division protein FtsZ; protein product: MEKVTTNPAEMFIDFDLEALSGAKIKVVGVGGAGGNAVNRMIEGGLKGVDFITINTDNQVLESSLAPHKIQIGSKITRGLGAGARPEVGRQAIEESRDLVSEFLAGSDMVFVTAGMGGGTGTGAAPIVAEIAKESGALAVAIVTKPFEFEGKKRMSRALDGLDELKSRVDTLIVIPNQRLLSLVAADTPLTAAFYKADEVLMQATKGISELITVPGLINCDFADVRTVMAESGDAIMGTGVGHGPNKGEEAARQAIASPLLDNVSILGAKGVLMNITGGKDVTLAEVNEATSVVYEAVGADANIIFGAVIDPTLKDEMRVTVIATGFIGGSGGATMEVVGANVSDLFTSARHKLGLDKIGVTSHPSMNGAGMDAPIALPKKEAMDPNNPEVPAFLRKQMNGKRY